The following are encoded in a window of Impatiens glandulifera chromosome 5, dImpGla2.1, whole genome shotgun sequence genomic DNA:
- the LOC124939607 gene encoding probable receptor-like protein kinase At5g38990: protein MMGKKDLFVALYPGNEDQSTEFIDAVLKGIEVFKLSNPDDNLAGVNPVISRPHAPINQILKMLTTTGRNYIATLVIIVITLLNVIVHQICEWRENIWSKNISPSLLDEEFCRRFSFNEISLATNNFDKDLEIGHGGFGKVYKGVIDRKTKTVAIKRLSSESKQGEKEFRSEIDILSKLRHKHLVSLIGYCNEGREMILVYEYMEHGTLADHLHKKKRDGSYKENVTPPLSWEQRLNVCLGAARGLDYLHTNSEQDTIHRDVKSENILLDRDWVAKIADLGISKVGTKSNTRTHISTDVKGTIGYLDPSYSLTRRLTKKSDVYAFGVVLWEALCGRPAVDTRIEGEQRSLVLWVQSCFKLGIVDAIIDSSLREQISTGSLKLYLDLANECLHNQSNERPTMAEVTHGLESVLAAAISEGSFSSTSSGTLELDDNYMQQKKKMTDGNFFQKSLQALFRSIDFRRRKSLDPHLPFRSFSLDEVRTATRNFSNVIGRGGSGKCYKGRINDGTTVVAIKEKELVFEDLQNELWIMSHINHPKIVNFIGYCIKEGKMLVLLEYMNNGSLYDHLHDKKKNRLPWKKRLEICIGTAQGLHYLHSEMSQKRVIHCCMQSSNILLDRSLVAKISDFDFASAALSSSTHVSAALHGSYGYIDPEYYLTGHITKQSDVYAFGVVLLEVLCAKKSIDVFDEEQDFIVNYIRNIIQENRIDDVVDPYLVGKIDPDCLIQYLRIAMNCVEDRGIERPSMEAVLLGLRNTLELQERWQLECEDLSS, encoded by the coding sequence ATGATGGGCAAGAAAGATCTATTTGTAGCTTTGTACCCTGGTAACGAGGATCAATCAACTGAATTTATTGACGCAGTTCTTAAAGGAATTGAAGTTTTCAAACTGAGTAACCCGGATGATAATCTTGCTGGGGTGAATCCAGTCATCTCCCGTCCTCATGCTCCGATTAACCAAATACTTAAAATGCTGACTACAACAGGTAGAAATTACATTGCAACTCTTGTTATAATTGTGATTACTCTTCTCAATGTCATCGTTCACCAAATTTGTGAATGGAGAGAAAACATTTGGAGTAAAAACATTTCGCCATCACTACTAGATGAGGAATTCTGTCGTAGATTTTCATTTAATGAGATCTCATTGGCGACCAACAACTTTGATAAAGACTTAGAGATTGGACATGGAGGCTTCGGTAAGGTCTACAAAGGGGTTATTGATCGCAAGACGAAAACAGTTGCAATTAAAAGGTTAAGTTCTGAATCTAAGCAGGGAGAGAAAGAATTTAGGTCAGAAATTGATATTCTTTCCAAGCTTCGACACAAACACCTTGTCTCTCTGATAGGATATTGCAATGAGGGTCGTGAAATGATACTTGTTTACGAGTACATGGAACATGGAACTCTCGCAGATCATCTTCACAAGAAAAAACGTGATGGTAGTTACAAGGAAAACGTGACTCCTCCTCTCTCATGGGAGCAAAGGCTCAATGTATGCTTGGGTGCTGCTCGAGGGTTAGATTACCTGCACACCAATAGTGAACAGGACACCATACATAGAGATGTGAAGAGCGAAAACATTTTGTTGGATAGAGATTGGGTGGCCAAAATTGCAGATCTTGGCATAAGCAAAGTAGGAACTAAGAGCAATACTCGCACCCATATTAGTACCGATGTAAAGGGGACTATTGGTTACCTAGATCCTTCGTATTCCTTGACGCGTAGGCTAACCAAGAAATCTGATGTTTATGCGTTTGGTGTGGTGCTGTGGGAAGCATTATGTGGGAGGCCAGCTGTTGATACTAGAATAGAAGGCGAACAGCGCAGCCTGGTTTTGTGGGTTCAAAGCTGCTTCAAGCTAGGAATAGTTGACGCAATCATTGATTCCAGTTTGAGGGAACAAATATCAACTGGTTCCCTCAAATTGTACCTTGATCTTGCAAACGAATGCTTGCATAACCAGAGTAATGAACGACCTACAATGGCTGAAGTCACACATGGTCTTGAATCTGTATTGGCAGCTGCTATATCTGAAGGTTCATTCTCTTCCACCTCCTCTGGGACACTAGAATTGGATGATAATTACATGCAgcaaaagaagaagatgactGATGGCAACTTCTTCCAAAAGAGTCTCCAAGCTTTATTTAGAAGCATAGATTTTCGACGGAGAAAGAGCTTGGATCCTCATTTACCCTTCCGCAGTTTTTCTCTTGATGAGGTTAGAACGGCAACACGCAACTTCAGTAATGTTATTGGAAGAGGTGGTTCTGGAAAATGTTACAAAGGAAGGATTAATGATGGAACCACTGTTGTTGCAATCAAAGAGAAAGAGCTAGTGTTTGAAGACTTACAAAATGAACTCTGGATTATGTCACATATTAATCATCCTAAAATAGTCAATTTCATTGGGTACTGCATTAAGGAAGGCAAAATGTTGGTTTTGTTGGAATATATGAATAACGGGTCCCTATATGATCATCTCCATGATAAGAAGAAGAATCGTCTTCCCTGGAAAAAGAGGCTGGAGATATGCATTGGTACTGCTCAGGGACTACACTACCTTCATTCTGAGATGTCACAAAAAAGAGTGATCCATTGCTGTATGCAGTCAAGTAATATCCTTCTAGACAGAAGCTTGGTCGCAAAGATTTCAGACTTTGATTTTGCATCGGCTGCATTGAGTTCCTCTACCCATGTCAGTGCGGCTTTACATGGCAGCTATGGCTACATAGATCCGGAGTACTATTTGACCGGCCATATTACAAAACAATCCGATGTCTACGCTTTTGGTGTGGTATTGCTAGAGGTACTTTGTGCCAAGAAATCTATTGATGTATTTGATGAAGAACAAGACTTCATAGTCAACTACATAAGAAACATCATCCAAGAGAATAGAATAGACGATGTCGTGGACCCATATCTAGTGGGAAAGATTGATCCGGACTGCTTGATTCAGTACTTGCGGATTGCGATGAATTGCGTGGAAGATAGGGGAATAGAGAGGCCATCAATGGAGGCGGTGTTGTTGGGCCTGCGCAACACACTAGAGTTACAAGAGAGATGGCAGTTAGAGTGTGAAGACTTGAGCTCATGA
- the LOC124939608 gene encoding receptor-like protein kinase FERONIA, translating to MGLYPLPFLNAFSSTFFTTFLLLRPIIAGSKSPVEYDSQHAIAVNCGFPRNSTAFNGRQWVGETDSATILFHGPGSQSVSPYSIDNLLDPTPYMTARASRASFTYTFHVGSGYKFIRFHFYPASYSGFKKSMAFITVKSGPYTLLNNFSAFLTADSLGLKSVVKEFTLYVPHDDEPLSITFSPSRAIPSDDETFAFVNGIEVVPMPLGLYYTMEGDAEAYAVGQNYRPPISQATAMEMAHRLNVGGSSLSSSHDTSMFREWTSDSNHLIESSVLPITSINRIKYTEKSKNGAPQRLYQTSWSMNRNTKVSEKV from the coding sequence ATGGGTTTGTATCCACTACCTTTCCTGAACGCCTTTAGCTCCACATTCTTTACTACCTTTCTCCTCCTCCGACCGATAATCGCCGGCAGCAAATCACCTGTTGAGTACGATTCGCAGCATGCTATCGCCGTCAACTGCGGTTTCCCCCGCAACTCCACAGCATTTAACGGCAGACAATGGGTTGGAGAAACAGATTCTGCAACCATACTTTTTCATGGACCTGGAAGTCAATCAGTCAGCCCTTACTCCATTGACAACCTCCTCGATCCGACTCCCTATATGACAGCTAGAGCTTCTCGGGCATCATTCACCTATACCTTCCATGTTGGTTCCGGCTACAAGTTCATCCGCTTCCACTTCTACCCAGCTTCTTACTCTGGTTTCAAAAAGTCAATGGCCTTCATAACTGTAAAATCAGGTCCGTATACACTCCTCAACAATTTCAGTGCTTTCCTAACAGCCGATTCTCTCGGCCTCAAATCCGTTGTAAAAGAATTCACCCTTTATGTCCCTCACGACGACGAACCCTTATCAATTACTTTCTCCCCCTCAAGAGCAATCCCTTCTGATGACGAGACATTTGCATTTGTAAATGGAATTGAAGTCGTTCCCATGCCGCTGGGACTTTACTACACCATGGAGGGAGATGCAGAGGCTTATGCTGTAGGGCAGAACTACCGACCTCCCATCAGTCAAGCCACTGCAATGGAGATGGCCCATCGGTTAAACGTTGGTGGCAGCTCACTTTCATCTTCTCACGACACAAGTATGTTCAGGGAGTGGACCAGTGATTCAAACCATCTCATAGAATCAAGTGTTTTACCCATCACGTCAATAAATCGGATCAAGTATACAGAAAAATCAAAAAACGGTGCACCACAACGACTGTACCAGACGTCTTGGTCTATGAACAGAAATACAAAAGTGAGTGAAAAAGTT